The Candidatus Methylacidiphilales bacterium genome includes the window TCGCCTTCGACAGCTACGCCATCGACGGCAGTGAGCGTCCCAAGTTGGAGAAAATCGCCAACTGGATGAACGAGAACAGCAGCGCCCGCATCCTGGTGGCCGGGCACACCGATTCCCGCGGTACCATCCAGTACAACGTCGGCCTCGGCGAACGTCGTTCCCTGGCCATCCGCACCTACCTGATGGGACTGGGCGTCGATGGCAACCGCCTGCACACCATTTCCTACGGCGAGGAACGCCCCGCCCAGCAGGGCGAAAACGAGTCGGCCTACGCCGCCAACCGCCGTGCCGCCTGCGGCGTCCTGCGCTGATACCAGCCCCCACCCAAAGCCGGAGCCCCAAGCTCCGGCTTTTTTTTGCCCCAATCCCCACAAAAAATCTTCGCGCACTTCGCGTGCTTCGCGGTTAATCTCCCGCCTTCATGAACCTGCTCCTGCGCAGCCCCAACTGGCTCGGCGATGCCGTCATCGGCCTCCCCGCCGTGCAGGCCCTCCAACACAAACTCCCCCCCGGGTCGCGCTTCAGCGTGCTCACCCCGGGCAAGTTGGCCGACTTCTGGAAGATCGTTCCCGGCATCGACCACGTCCTCACCGTCGACCCCAACCTCTGGATCACCGCCGATTCCCTCCGTCCCTTCCACTTCGATACCGCCCTCATCTTCCCCAATTCCCTTCGCACCGCCGCCGAGCCCTGGCTGGCCCGCATCCCCCGCCGTATCGGCTTCAAGGGCCACCAACGCCGCTGGCTCCTCACCGACGTTGTTCCGAAATACAACCGCGCCCAAGGCCTGCGCCACCAAAGCCTCGACTACCTGGATCTGGTCTCAACGCTTCTCAAGGCCTCAAATCCAATCAGCAATCAGCAATCAGCAATTTCACCCCCCTGTCCTCCGTAGCCTTGGCGAAGGAGGGTCTGTCCTCGGTTCCCTACCTCGCCCTCTGCCCGGGTGCCGAATACGGCCCCGCCAAACGCTGGCCCGCCAAACGTTTCGCCGAAGCCGCCAACCGCATCGCCGCAGAAAACAATCTTGAAGTCATCCTCCTCGGGGCCGAGATCGACCGCCCCACCTGCCGGGAAGTCGCCCACCTCCTCACCGTTCCCCATCACAACCTGGCGGGCGAAACCTCGCTGCGTGAATTTCTGGGCTGGCTGGCCCATGCCAGCTGCGTCCTTTGCAACGACAGCGGGGCCATGCATGTGGCCGCGATGTTCGGCCGCCCCGGTGCCGCCATTTTCGGCTCCACCGAACCCCGATTGACCGGGCCCATCACCGACACCATCCAGGTCGTCCGCGAACATGTCCCCTGCTCCCCCTGCTTCCTGCGTGAATGCCCGATCGACTTCCGCTGCATGAACGCTGTTACCGTCGATCATCTCCTGCATACTCCATCCCTTAATCACTCAATCACCTAATCCCTCCATGCAAATCTCCGCCTGCATCATCACCCTGAACGAAGAAGCCAACCTCGCCCGTTGCCTCGACAGCCTCAAAGACATCGCTGATGAAATCATCATCGTGGACAGCGGCAGCACCGACCGCACCCCGTTCATCGCCACCGACCACAACGCCCGCTTCATCCGCCATGAGTGGGAGGGCTACGTGGGGCAGAAGAACTTCGCCCTCTCCAAAGCCACCCATGAATGGGTCCTGAGCATCGACGCCGACGAGGAACTTTCCCCGGGGCTGCGGGCGGAACTGATCAAGATCAAGCCCACGGTGGTTCCCTCTTCCATGGCCGGATTTTCCATGCCCCGGGTGGTCTTCTTTGAAAACACCTGGATCCGTTTCGGCGACTGGTATCCCGATGTGCTGGTCCGTCTCTTCCGCAAGGGGAGCGGGAAATTTGCAGGTGGAGCAGTGCATGAACGGTTGGAATTGAACGGCGAAATCCAACCCCTGGTCGGAGAACTCATCCATCATTCCTTCAAGGACGAGGCCGATTACCGCGGGCGGATGGAACACTATTCCACCCTCTGGGCCCAAAGCGCCAAGGCGGAGGGCAAGAAAGCCGGACCCCTGACCCCGATCACCCACGCCCTCTGGCGTTTCCTCCGTTCCTATCTCCTCAAAGGCGGCATCAAGGGCGGTCTCCTCGGCCTCCGCCTGGCCCGCCTCCAGGCCGCCGAAGTTTTCATGAAATACCGCAAGCTCCAGAAAATCTGACGATCGCCTTGAGCATTGCTTCGCGCCCTCCGCGCCCTACTTGGGACGTTGCTTCGCTCGCGTCCTCGCGGTAAAAACTCCCCATGTCCTCCACCGCCCGACCGGCCTCCCGCATCATGCTTGCCGTGCTCGGCTCCCGTGTGCTCGGGTTGGTGCGCGAGGTCATCCTGAATTCGATCTTCGGCGCGGGAAAGGAACTGGATGCCTTCCTGGCCGCCTTCCGCATCCCCAATCTCCTGCGCGACCTCTTTGCCGAAGGCGCGTTGTCCACCGCCTTCGTCACCACGTTCTCCAAAAAACTCGCCACCGAGGGTCAATTGGCCGCCTTCCGTCTGGCCAATCTGGTCAACACCCTGGCCATCGCCTTCATGGCAGGAATCGTCGTCCTCGGCATCCTCGGTTCGGAGGGGATTGTTTCCCTCATCGGTTGGGGACTGCACGACGATCCCTACAAATTCGGCCTGACGGTCGACCTCACCCGCATCCTTTTCCCCTTCATCTTCTTTGTCTCCCTGGCCGCGGTCTGGATGGGGTTGCTCAACAGCCTGGGCAGCTTCGGCTTGCCGGCCTCGGCTTCCACCGCCTTCAACCTCGTCTCCATCCTTTGTGGCCTGGGTCTGGGCTGGTGGATCGACCCGCACTTCGGCCCGAAAGCGATCTATGGATTTGCCCTCGGAACGGTCCTGGGTGGAGTGGCGCAATGGGTCATCCAAGTTCCCAAGGCCCGCAGCCTGGGCTACCACTTTCAGTGGACCTGGGACTGGCGCGACCCCGGCCTGCGCCAGGTGCTCACCCTCATGGCACCCGCCATCGTCGGAGGAGCGGCCGTCCAGGTGAACGTGCTCGTCAACACCTCGTTCGCCCTCCTTCTCCAGGACGGCTCGGTCACCTGGCTCAACAACGCCTTCCGCCTGATGCAACTGCCCATCGGCCTCTTTGGCGTGGCCATCGCCACCGTGACCCTGCCCAGCGTCTCACGCTCGGCCGCCCTCGAAGACCTCTCGGCTTTCCGGACGAAACTATCAGAGGGACTGCGACTGGCTTCCTTCCTGACCCTGCCGGCCTCGGTCGGATTGATCCTGCTGGCGGTCCCGATCATCGGGTTGATTTACCAGCGGGGGGCGTTCACCGCCTCGGACACCCTGCAAACCGCCCTGGCCCTGCAGGCCTACGCCATCGGCCTGGCTCCGTATGCCGCGATCAAGATCGTCAGCCCAGCCTTCTACGCCCTCGGCCTCCCCCGCGTGCCCCTGCGTGTGAGCTTGGTCGGCATCGTCCTCAATCTCATCCTCAATTCCCTCTTTGTCTTTGTCCTTCACTGGGGCGTGGCCGGACTGGCCCTCTCCACCGCCCTGGTGGCCCTGATCAACTTGGCCCAGTTGCTGGCCGCCATCGGCAAACCCCTCGGCCCCTGGATCGACCGGTCCTTTCTCTTCGCTTTCGCCAAGATCACCGCCGCCACCCTGGTCATGTGCGGGGCCGTGGCCGGATCGGCCCATCTCCTTCACCCCTGGATGGACGGGGGTTGGTTCCTGCGACTCCTCACCACCGCCGCCCTGGTCGGTGTGGGTTGCACCGGCTACTTCCTCACCGCCTTCACGCTCGGGCTCCAGGAAACCGCCGTCATCGGGAAAATCGCCCGCCGGCTGAGGGGTTGATCCCGGCGTGGTTCCTCCTCTTCTACCGAATTCTTTTGAATCGGCGATAAAGTGCCTTACTGGAGGGCGAAGCTCCCGCTGAGCCGCCCTTGGAAGAATGACCACAATCCAGCTCGGCAGTCCGCCTCAGGCGGATCGCCCTCCCGCTGGTCCTTTCGTTCAGTCATGAGGATTGGTGTTAATCCAATTCCCGACTCAATGCTTGGAGTGAACAGAATCAAAGCCAGAGGCAGAACACACGGTGCTGCGACCCCAAAATATCCATGGACGCCTTTGGATGCTTCGGCTAATTTCGGGATTCAAAATTATGGCAGGCGAAGTCATCGAAGTGGAAGGAACGGTCCGTGCGGTCATGAAGGGCACCATGTTCAAAGTGGAGCTCGACAACAAGCACGAGGTCCTGGCCCATATTTCCGGGAAAATGCGCAAGCATTTCATCCGACTCGGCGTGGGTGACCGCGTCAAGATGGACATGAGTCCCTACGACCTGACCAAGGCCCGCATCACCTTCCGGGTGCGCGAGCAGCTTCCCGACGGCTACGTCCCGCCCCCCTCCCGTCGGCGTTAGAGCGGAAAAGACAGTTGCACCGCGGAGTGCGCGAAGTGAAAACACCAGGCGATAACAGTCTGGTAAAGCACCTCAAAGACATCGTCCTTGCGTTCAGCAAAATCGCATCCCTGGCTGATTCAAACCCTGAATAACTTCGCGCCCTTCGCGATCTTCGCGGTGAAAGTTATCGCACCCGGTCAGACGTTGAAGCGGAATTCCATCACGTCGCCATCTTTGACAGTGTATTCCTTGCCCTCGATGCGCAGCTTGCCGGCCTCACGGGCTTTGGCGTAGGAACCAAGCGAAGCCAGGTCGTCGTAGGCCACAGTCTCCGCGGCGATGAATCCGCGTTCGAAATCGGTGTGGATCACACCGGCCGCCGCCGGGGCCTTGTCGCCGACATGGATGGTCCAGGCCCGGGTTTCTTTCTCGCCGGTGGTGAAATAAGTCCTCAGTCCGAGCAGATGGTAAACGGAACGGATGAGCGCACCCACGCCCGACTCGACCACCCCGAGATCATGCAGGTAGGCCGCGGCCTCTTCCGGGGTCAGGTCCATGAGTTCGGCCTCAATCTGCGCACTGATGATGACCGACTCGGCCCCGAGGTGGTCCTTGCAATACTGCTCGACCGCCGCCACGCGTTTGCCGGTCTCGGTGTCGCGGCGCCCGGCGGTCACCTCCGGCAGGTCGCTTTCCTTGACATTGCAGGCGAACAATGTGGGCTTGGAGGTGAGGAGGTAGAAGTGCTTGGCCACCGCCCGCTCGTCTTCACTCAAATCACAGGTCAAGGCGGGCTTGCCTCTGTTGAGGTGCGGCTCGAGTTTTTCCAACACAGCGATTTCCGCCTTGGCCACCTTGTCACCGGAACGGGCATTCTTGGCCGTCTTGTCCTTGCGCTTCTGCACGGCATCCAGATCACAGAGCACGAGTTCGGTCAGGATGACTTCGATGTCACGCAGGGGATCGACGGTGCCGGAGACGTGGTGGATGTCGGCATCCTCGAAGCAGCGGACCACTTGGATGATGGCATCCACCTCGCGGATGTGGGCCAAAAATTTGTTGCCCAAGCCCTCGCCCTGGCTGGCTCCCTTGACCAGGCCGGCGATGTCGACCATCTCGATGGCGGCGGGGATGAGTTTTTGCGAACCGGATATTTTTGAAAGGACGGCCAGGCGGGCATCGGGAACGGTGACCACACCCACATTGGGCTCGATGGTGCAGAAGGGGTAGTTGGCCGCCTCGGCCTTGCGCGTCCGGGTGACCGCGTTGAAGAGGGTGCTTTTCCCGACGTTGGGAAGTCCGACAATGCCTGCGCGCAACATAAGGCGAAGGAGTTAAGCGGAAACCGGGC containing:
- a CDS encoding OmpA family protein, yielding MKTSTPFIRLSHLHLALPALAALLVFAGCAKSVKGTGGAGGGIAGEDIYDTGALPGRGDFNPENADYSTLAAYTVYFAFDSYAIDGSERPKLEKIANWMNENSSARILVAGHTDSRGTIQYNVGLGERRSLAIRTYLMGLGVDGNRLHTISYGEERPAQQGENESAYAANRRAACGVLR
- the waaF gene encoding lipopolysaccharide heptosyltransferase II, producing MAKEGLSSVPYLALCPGAEYGPAKRWPAKRFAEAANRIAAENNLEVILLGAEIDRPTCREVAHLLTVPHHNLAGETSLREFLGWLAHASCVLCNDSGAMHVAAMFGRPGAAIFGSTEPRLTGPITDTIQVVREHVPCSPCFLRECPIDFRCMNAVTVDHLLHTPSLNHSIT
- a CDS encoding glycosyltransferase family 2 protein, which encodes MQISACIITLNEEANLARCLDSLKDIADEIIIVDSGSTDRTPFIATDHNARFIRHEWEGYVGQKNFALSKATHEWVLSIDADEELSPGLRAELIKIKPTVVPSSMAGFSMPRVVFFENTWIRFGDWYPDVLVRLFRKGSGKFAGGAVHERLELNGEIQPLVGELIHHSFKDEADYRGRMEHYSTLWAQSAKAEGKKAGPLTPITHALWRFLRSYLLKGGIKGGLLGLRLARLQAAEVFMKYRKLQKI
- the murJ gene encoding murein biosynthesis integral membrane protein MurJ, whose amino-acid sequence is MSSTARPASRIMLAVLGSRVLGLVREVILNSIFGAGKELDAFLAAFRIPNLLRDLFAEGALSTAFVTTFSKKLATEGQLAAFRLANLVNTLAIAFMAGIVVLGILGSEGIVSLIGWGLHDDPYKFGLTVDLTRILFPFIFFVSLAAVWMGLLNSLGSFGLPASASTAFNLVSILCGLGLGWWIDPHFGPKAIYGFALGTVLGGVAQWVIQVPKARSLGYHFQWTWDWRDPGLRQVLTLMAPAIVGGAAVQVNVLVNTSFALLLQDGSVTWLNNAFRLMQLPIGLFGVAIATVTLPSVSRSAALEDLSAFRTKLSEGLRLASFLTLPASVGLILLAVPIIGLIYQRGAFTASDTLQTALALQAYAIGLAPYAAIKIVSPAFYALGLPRVPLRVSLVGIVLNLILNSLFVFVLHWGVAGLALSTALVALINLAQLLAAIGKPLGPWIDRSFLFAFAKITAATLVMCGAVAGSAHLLHPWMDGGWFLRLLTTAALVGVGCTGYFLTAFTLGLQETAVIGKIARRLRG
- the infA gene encoding translation initiation factor IF-1, producing MAGEVIEVEGTVRAVMKGTMFKVELDNKHEVLAHISGKMRKHFIRLGVGDRVKMDMSPYDLTKARITFRVREQLPDGYVPPPSRRR
- the ychF gene encoding redox-regulated ATPase YchF, encoding MLRAGIVGLPNVGKSTLFNAVTRTRKAEAANYPFCTIEPNVGVVTVPDARLAVLSKISGSQKLIPAAIEMVDIAGLVKGASQGEGLGNKFLAHIREVDAIIQVVRCFEDADIHHVSGTVDPLRDIEVILTELVLCDLDAVQKRKDKTAKNARSGDKVAKAEIAVLEKLEPHLNRGKPALTCDLSEDERAVAKHFYLLTSKPTLFACNVKESDLPEVTAGRRDTETGKRVAAVEQYCKDHLGAESVIISAQIEAELMDLTPEEAAAYLHDLGVVESGVGALIRSVYHLLGLRTYFTTGEKETRAWTIHVGDKAPAAAGVIHTDFERGFIAAETVAYDDLASLGSYAKAREAGKLRIEGKEYTVKDGDVMEFRFNV